caaaGTCCATGCCTTATGAATGTCATCCAAGCACTTGAATGAGCTTTGTTTCACAATCGTCTCAAGACTGCAGTTATCTTTTTCTattacactttttccttccacttaacctTCCATTATTATGCTTGAACATAGATCACTCTGTGAACAGGCAGCTTCTTTACCAATATGTGGCTAACAAAAACCTTATGGAGGGTTTCAATGACTATATGCTGGGAAACTGTAAAGTCAAAAGACaaaatttctgaataaaaaatcCCTTTTCATCAGTgtcacattttctgagaaactgaattctCAGTAATTATTAGTTATAAGCAATGATCATCTGGATTACAGAAATTACCGCTTGAAATGCATATTTCTGTGTGTAACAAATCCATGTAATATGagttcactttttgaattaaatgaactaaattaccttttcagtgataaaatattgagatgcacctgtataggCCTAAGCCACATTGAACTATTTATTACCTGCAGTATTGGAGATAGTGAGAGAGTCCATGGATCCACGAGGGGTCTGTTCTAGTGGAGTGAGGGGCTCGTTGAAGCTCATGGCAGTGATGTGGTTTCTCCTCGTCAGAGGGGGTCTGCCGTCTCTCTTGAATCCATGAAGACTGATGCTCCTCTTGTCAGAAAAACCTTGATTCTGGCTAGACATTTCATTGAAGCTCATTTGGGTACGGAGCTTATTGGGTCTGAACTCATCCTGGCTGTGGTGCATCCAGTTTTCATTAAAGGAGTGGCCCCTCAGGGCAGCCATAGGGGTCCTCTTGGCATTGCCTTGCTCCTTCCCCCAAGAATCCGGCCTCTTGCCTGGGTTGGCAGGACTCTGGGCAGGTGGATGAGCGTTTGTGTTGGGATTGTATCCCTGCCTGGGATTACACTGACCCAGTAGATGTATGGGTGCAGGGGTTGGGGAGGGATCCCTCTGGGGGCCCTCGTATGAAGCCGGGATGTAGGGTTCATCCCTGCTCATCCACACTTGGTTAAGGCTCGGGGCTCGGCTCGGAGTGCGGCTTGGTGTACGGTTAGGTGTCCTGCTTGGAGTCTGGCTGGATGAAAGGCTTAGTCGGTCCATTGGAACAGAAAGGGGATCGATTTCAGCAGACAGGCGGTCGGGCATAGGTGGAGGAGCAGACTGGCGAGGCTCAGTGCTCCGACGATCCTGCTCAGCATTCCTGCGCTCCTTTTTCCCAATCTTGGTGCTGTGGCGAGATTCTCGAGAGCGAGCGCTTTGGAAGGCAGAGTCAGAGGAATCAGACTCCTCTGGATCCTGATCCGTGCAAAGAAACCAGATTTGTTTaatcataaaaatgttaaaggcgACTTGTGTGAATAAATTTTAAAAGCACAACATATTTAAAGACATTTCTCCAGTTTCCATACCTGCCCAGCACTGCAGGACCTCGAGCAGAAGATCTGCCCTTGCTTTGGGAGGAAGGGACGGCCAAGCAGGGAACGCTTACAGCGGGCACAgcagaaacattcctcagtgGCGTGCCAGTGCTGCCCATCATATGTCATCTGGCCTTGGTCAATTCCTTTCACGACATAGGAAAAAATCCTTTCAGCAACATTCcagaaataaatggaaatatagttttatgtaatattcGTTGTCAGTGAATGAGCATGCTTCTTGGTTCCATTTTAACCAGCAGATTAACctcttctttgttatttttattttctgaagtcAAACATTTGTGATTCCGTGCCCTTACATGATTGCTTGGATTCCAAGATAGCACAAATACATTTCACAAGCTCTACTCTCAGACTGGAGGAAGTAATCATCTTTCACAGCCCCCATCTGGTTACAGTTTGGGGGCACACTCTGAAACCCACTCTTTCACTGTTAGGAGAGCCGTGGATGATGATAATAACCATCCACATCTCACTGCTCTGGATCCGCCTCTCTGCAGCTGTGCCCCATGAGGCTCGGAGCTGATACCAGCCGCAGATACATTCATTATGAGGCTATTTCAGCTGCTGTATTACAGTGTAGAAAGACAAACATGTCCATGTGTTGCATCAGCTGTACGTATGTGTTTTTGTGCGTTGTAGGTCGTAGGTGTGTTGTACCTATGTGTTCTCCACAGGCATCACAGTACTCCGCATAAAGAGACTCAAAGCAGTTGCAGCAGTGTGGCCGTCCATCCTTCATGATGTAGCGCTGGCCCCCGAGGGTGGTCTCGCATTCATAGCAGCAGAAGTGCCTCATGTGCCAGTGCCTTCCCTCTGCCTCGGTGCATTCATCAGCAAAGATTAACTGTGTGGTTCAGATATTACAGTAATCAGCAAACACGTAAGATAGGAATACCTAACAGTGTTGATCAGAACAGATGTCAGTATTTCTTCAATTGACAGTTAGGGTTGCTGAATGCAGACTGTGTTGAGCTGGGCCCATGTTTCGGGTAATCCATGATTTACTCAACAGGCTGTTGTATTTGGTCGGTACTTTCTATGAAGTCACTCCTAAATATTCTTTTACTTTCTGCCATGGTTTAAAGTTTCGGaccatcaaacacattttaatataaaaaaaggtACCGGTAATCTATGTATATACAAAAGCAGAATTGGGTTtatgtatatgtttatgtttatttcaaacatgaTCAAATACATTTAGTCCCACCTCATATATTACATTTCCTTCTTATATGTTTGAAAAAGGAGTAGTTTGAAGAATACCTATTTAACCTACAGAAAATCAGAATTGATATGATTTCCTTTATTAACAGGTGAAAACTCTCCAAAACATCCTTGTTATATCATTGAGTTTGGTTAATTTCACTTGCCACAACCAGATGTAATTGCCTCAAGTGTcaaaaaatcacttaaatagggctgttctgacaacatgaagtagactaCATTATCTCAACACTATCTTTATCTCAAGCAACACATCATCtctaaatttaaagaaattcacaaacagagaagaaacaaagtcatcAGTCAGTTTCTGAAGGGCCACCACACAATTTGTAATGCCTTTGGACTTCAATGAttcacagtgagagccattatccacaaatggaaaaaaaaaacaaccaaaaaaacatGGAATGGTGGTGACCTTTCCAGGAGTGTCCGGCCTAACAAAATTTCTCTAAGAGctgctcatccagaaggtcacaaaaaacccagaacaacatctgaagcacTGAAGATCTCACTTTGCTCATTTAGGGTCAATGTTCATGATtaaacaataagaaagaaactGGGCAAAATTGCATCCTTGCATTCAAGGGGAAAACCACAGCTGACCAAAAAGAGCACAAAGgcctgtctcacatttgccagAAAACCAGTCATGGAATCTCTGTCTGATTAAAATTaatgtgatgatctgaaacatttaagtgtgattaaaaaaacaaaactctgagAGGAAAAAAATACTTGTAGTTGAAAAATCTCTTGTCAAATATTACAAATGTTAGGGAGTTATTACcctattttagatttttctttatatttctcATTTCCCAGACTTTAAGGAGAGCAACCCTCACACATTTGAACATCTTTAATGTAAAATGCAACAAGCTGCAAGAAAAAGATGTATTTTAGCTTTAGGCTTTTCTTCCCATGACGAAATGACATGGCATCTGTGGGTGGGACTGTTAAACTGGGATCCTGTCGTTTTGAAAAATGATGATGACTCATATTCAATCAgagcgaaaaaaaaaaaaaaaagtataaacaaGGTCAAGAAGTTTAAAGAGCTAAGAAGTATAAAGGCCGGCAGTGTGTTGCATTTCGTACTCGCTGCATCCGAATCAATGGCCAGCTGGTCTAGTCTCTGAAGACTGAGAATCCCCATCTGctcatatatacaggtccttctcaaaaaattagcatattgggataaagttcattattttctataatgtaatgatgaaaatttaatattcatatattttagattcattgcacactaactgaaatatttcaggtcttttattgtcttaatacggatgattttggcatacagctcatgaaaacccaaaattcctatctcacaaaattagcatatttcatccgaccaataaaagaaaagtgtttttaatacaaaaaacgtcaaccttcaaataatcatgtacagttatgcactcaatccttggtcgggaatccttttgcagaaatgactgcttcaatgcggcgtggcatggaggcaatcagcctgtggcactgctgaggtcttatggaggcccaggatgcttcgatagcggcctttagctcatccagagtgttgggtcttgagtctctcaacgttctcttcacaatatcccacagattctctatggggttcaggtcaggagagttggcaggccaattgagcacagtgataccatggtcagtaaactatttaccagtggttttggcactgtgagcagatgccaggccgtgctgaaaaattaaatcttaatctccataaagcttttcagcagatggaagcatgaagtgctccaaaatctcctgatagctagctgcattgaccctgcccttgataaaacacagtggaccaacaccagcagctgacaccgcaccccagaccatcactgactgtgggtacttgacactgaacttctggcattttggcatttccttctccccagtcttcctccagactctggcaccttgatttccgaatgacatgcagaatttgctttcatccgaaaaaagtactttggaccactgagcaacagtccagtgctgcttctctgtagcccaggtctggggaatgcggcacctgtagcccatttcctgcacacgcctgtgcacggtggctctggatgtttctactccagactcagtccactggttccgcaggtcccccaaggtctggaatcggcccttctccacaatcttcctcagggtccggtcacctcttctcgttgtgcagcgttttctgccacactttttccttcccacagacttcccactgaggtgccttgatacagcactctgggaacagcctatttgttcagaaatgtctttctgtgtcttaccctcttgcttgagggtgtcaatagtggccttctggacagcaatcaggtcggcagtcttacccatgattggggttttgagtgatgaaccaggctgggagttttaaaggcctcaggaatcttttgcaggtgtttagagttaactcgttgattcagatgatgaggttcatagctcatttagagacccttttaatgatatgctaattttgtgagattggaattttgggttttcatgagctgtatgccaaaatcatccgtattaagacaataaaagacctgaaatatttcagttagtgtgcaatgaatctaaaatatatgaatgttaaattttcatcattacattatggaaaataatgaactttatcacaatatgctaattttttgagaaggacctgtatatgtataagaaaaacaacagacaaaaacatatatACTGCACTCATCTAACTCTCTATCTaaaatgcacacattttaaacattgtcttgcaaaagtatttacaccctggAAGTATTTTATTAAGCTTGTATAGACCAAAACATAGTAGCACAAAGGATGATTTGTAGTTTAacgcattaaaacaaaaaaaagtgtcatgcatttgttttcagctcctCTAAAGAAAATCAACCAATTACCAATTATATTTCTCAAATAAATACACAGAGTTCATGTGACTGTAATTAATTACTTCTATAAACTCAGCTGTTCTTTGAAGCTTAAAGATTGTTTGAGAGCATATATTGAACATCTAAAAGACTAAGGAGCACACCAGACAGGTCCTACATGTAAGATGCTATGTGTGTTGGAAAAGTAACACTGCCCaccaccctgaaaacaccatccccacagtgaagcatggtatTGGCAACATCATGCCATCGGAATGCTTTGCCTTCTCAGGGACGGGGAAGCAGGTCAGAAATGAGGGCAAGATGCTAAAACTTGATAGATGCTGAAAAAGTTGTGAGACTGTGTTGGAGGTGAACCTTCCAGCATAACACTAAACAGTGTTACCCCAACAgtcatgactgttaggtaactGGACTGTcactggactgtgggaggaagccagagagcAACCAGGCATGCactggggagaacatgcaagctccatGCAAAAAGATCTGAGTCCGTAATTTAATcccagaccttcttgctgcaaggcaacagtgctaccaacagcaGCCCACTTTctatccatttattttttttaaacatgttttcatcaTGAAAATAAGTCTTTGTTATAAAAGCTACACATGCTGCCTTCTTAAAAAAACCATCTGGACCACAATATTTTCAGTCTTTAAGGCACCAGACTTCAGCTCTATGAGAAGGAACTACATTCCTGGCATAAACTATAACAAGGAACCATCTTTTCTCTCTAAACCAGTTTTAAACCTTAAATTCTGTGAGCTGTAAGTGATTTAGGCTTTCCAAACACAAAGTATTTCAGGCACAGACAGGCATACCTCATCACAAGCACAGCAGCGGGGTTTCAGCCTCTCGGCATGGTGCCGGCCACAGTAGATTTTCCCATCCTGGAGGAAGTAGATGAGATCCACCAGCAGCTCCTCACATGTGCAGCAGACGAAGCAACGAGGGTGCCAACATTGTCCATGCCCAGCCCTGGCAGCAAAAACTACAATGTCCCCTCCGTTGATCTGACCACCACACTGCAGATGAGGAAGAGTAAGTAGAGCGAACGGGAAGAAAAAGTGAGGAAAttagaagaaaaggaaaataataaatgttaactgtaaaatatttagagGAAAGGTAAAAATAGTGAAGGTCTTGTGAAGTTgctgttttaatctttatttttgcATAAGTAAAAAGTAggtcaaaaagacaaaaaattaagAATAGCTGTTCTGGTTACCTTCTCACAGACCATCCCGGTAATTGTATGGGGGAAAGGTCGGACATTCCCTCTACCTAAGCTGTCTTTTTTCCGTTGGTTGCTGAAGATCTTAAGCTCTCGTTTCTCTTCCTCATCCAGTGCATTACAGTAGCGTACCTGAAACATCCCAGCTTATTATAATCAAGCAGCATAAAAACTTGGAATAACTACAGACATCTTCAACGTCCCCAcattaaaacaagaaatctgtGATTTTATGGTGGAAACATTTTACCTCATTGTCATGTGGGGGCAACTGGTGAAGCAACTGCTTGATCCGATATTTCTCTCCGGGGCTGTTTATGTAGGGCACTTTCTCCTCTGGTAAAGAATTATAATACTGATGCACCTAAAACagacaaagcaaaaacatttaaatgtccaGTTCTTATCTAGTTTTAAAGGGTTCAAAATGTCGGACATGTTCTCATTTTCAGCTCAAATATTGATCTTCAGTGCTGTAAAGAATTACTTACCtcctttttttgtcacactaatCTTTCAAATCATCaagcaaattttaatatcagacaaatataacttaaataaatacaaaatacagttttcaaatgattactttatttattaaagaaaaaacgtATTgctccctaaacctaataaatgGTAGTTACATTGGTGTAAAAGTAACAGcatttcagcaaaataacattacGCCAGAACATCACTACCTTAACCGATGGAACCATAAATTTTGTTCTCTAacagaaaatcctgaatgagaatgtccagccatcggTTTGTGACCTTAAATCTAACCACACTTGGGTTATACTGAAACACACCAGCTCCACTGAATGGCTAAAGCTCTctaagggggtaaatactttttctcaGCACTCACTCTATAATAAACTCGAAGAGTACATTTGCCCACTGATACAAAGAAACATTTGCAGcaattttcagttttgtcaTTGGGCTCCTGATAAAGTGAGAGTCAAAGTCCCCCCCACTTCCTCTGTGCCTGATGACTTCTCACAGTATAACTTATATATTACCTATGAGTCGCATGGACAACAGAGGAGAAGAGTAGAGCTGCAGGACTGGACTGTAGCTGTAAGAAACTCCAGAGTGGCCAATTTACATAAATTCCCCATCCAGTATAAATTTTAAATAAGTTCTcataaaaggtttaataaaaaataggCTTACTAACTAATATTAGCATAGAATGGTTggcaaaaagattttaaacatttttacacgtTAGCACATTAAAGGcttaaacttcagtgtattttataagGATTTTATCTGGCAGGCTAACACAGTAGTGCATCattgtgaaggggaaggaacagaataaatagtttttcaaCATTTAGACAGTTTTGTGTATTGCTCTCTGTGGCAGACAACTAAAGGAACacgtcaccctgaacacaccatctgcACAGTGAAAGATGGTATAGGCAGCATCACACtatggggatacttttcttcagcaggaacaaggAAGCCTGTCAGGCTTTACGGAGAGAATGGCAATCCAGGGAGGAATCCCAGAGGCTGCAAAACCATGAGACTGGGATGAGGGTTCATCTTGCAGCAGAACATCTGCTCTAAACACATAACCAGAGCTGCAATGTAGTGGTTtacatcaaataatatttat
This DNA window, taken from Girardinichthys multiradiatus isolate DD_20200921_A chromosome 1, DD_fGirMul_XY1, whole genome shotgun sequence, encodes the following:
- the prickle2a gene encoding prickle-like protein 2: MSLEMEKTITKLMYDLQRNSTSDDDSGCALEEYAWVPPGLNPEQVHQYYNSLPEEKVPYINSPGEKYRIKQLLHQLPPHDNEVRYCNALDEEEKRELKIFSNQRKKDSLGRGNVRPFPHTITGMVCEKCGGQINGGDIVVFAARAGHGQCWHPRCFVCCTCEELLVDLIYFLQDGKIYCGRHHAERLKPRCCACDELIFADECTEAEGRHWHMRHFCCYECETTLGGQRYIMKDGRPHCCNCFESLYAEYCDACGEHIGIDQGQMTYDGQHWHATEECFCCARCKRSLLGRPFLPKQGQIFCSRSCSAGQDPEESDSSDSAFQSARSRESRHSTKIGKKERRNAEQDRRSTEPRQSAPPPMPDRLSAEIDPLSVPMDRLSLSSSQTPSRTPNRTPSRTPSRAPSLNQVWMSRDEPYIPASYEGPQRDPSPTPAPIHLLGQCNPRQGYNPNTNAHPPAQSPANPGKRPDSWGKEQGNAKRTPMAALRGHSFNENWMHHSQDEFRPNKLRTQMSFNEMSSQNQGFSDKRSISLHGFKRDGRPPLTRRNHITAMSFNEPLTPLEQTPRGSMDSLTISNTAGNSLDGATKRQEHLSRFSMPDLSKDSGVNVSEKSNMGTLSSSVQFHSTESLSSSRPYNNNMYTPLRVGYPLQYWDGPQELGFDGKGRVGLVGSSGNLRMAPMSDRMPRRRINAQESVSQQQQPQPRPHKHHRGTNGNGQHRSGRHHKRSRRSRSDNALHLAADRPTQMVELPYRRVQEDYDRFPSGQAARELYGLEYRQQPHRPCPRTTSDLTLQNAGWQPVGLGGPCWNDGHMEGTDPWCSSCSSSSESEADEGYYLSEPIPRPVQLCYINNEELRHRYSPSGIGAHHGPLHGPIHGQMHSRQRRKSKNCIIS